The following proteins come from a genomic window of Solidesulfovibrio fructosivorans JJ]:
- a CDS encoding transcriptional regulator has protein sequence MSEFVYDINELAEELKTTPGAIRQHIFRKNFKAVPPPVKLGRRVVWMKDRVKVWLNERADNSTPTITPPAQPKPIQTASATAEQSAKRKRGRPRKAL, from the coding sequence ATGAGCGAATTTGTCTATGATATTAACGAGCTGGCGGAAGAACTCAAAACAACGCCCGGAGCTATCCGGCAGCATATTTTCCGTAAAAATTTCAAGGCGGTCCCTCCGCCGGTAAAGCTCGGCAGACGCGTGGTATGGATGAAGGACCGGGTAAAAGTCTGGCTGAACGAACGCGCCGACAATTCGACCCCAACCATTACCCCCCCTGCGCAACCGAAGCCCATCCAAACCGCATCGGCCACAGCGGAGCAGTCTGCGAAACGTAAACGCGGTCGCCCCAGGAAAGCCCTTTAA